Part of the Pseudomonas oryzicola genome is shown below.
ACCAGCGCCAGCAGCCTGCCAAGCAGCGACGATGACGAATGGGACTTCACCACGCGGACATCGGCCGGCGAAAGCCTGCAAAGCCACCTGCTGTGGCAATTGAACCTGGCACCGATGTCGGACACCGACCGACTGATTGCGGTCACCCTGATCGACAGCATCAATGGCCAGGGCTACCTGGAAGACACCCTCGAGGAGATCTGTGCCGGTTTCGACCCCGAGCTGGATATCGAACTGGACGAGGTCGAAGCGGTGCTGCACCGCATCCAGCAGTTCGAGCCGGCTGGTGTCGGTGCCCGCAACCTGGGCGAATGCCTGCTGCTGCAACTGCGCCAGCTGCCAGCCAACACCCCGTGGATGACCGAAGCCAAGCGCCTGGTCACCGATTTCATCGACCTGCTCGGCAGCCGCGACTACAGCCAGCTGATGCGGCGCATGAAAATCAAGGAAGACGAGCTGCGCCAGGTCATCGAGCTGGTACAGAGCCTCAACCCGCGCCCCGGTTCGCAGATCGAGTCCAGCGAGCCTGAGTACGTGGTGCCCGACGTCATCGTGCGCAAGGACAATGACCGCTGGCTGGTGGAGCTGAACCAGGAAGCCATCCCGCGGCTGCGCGTCAACCCGCAGTACGCCGGGTTCGTGCGCCGGGCCGACACCAGTGCCGACAACACCTTCATGCGCAACCAGCTGCAGGAAGCGCGCTGGTTCATCAAGAGCCTGCAAAGCCGCAACGAGACGCTGATGAAGGTGGCCACGCAGATCGTCGAGCACCAGCGCGGCTTCCTCGACCACGGCGACGAAGCGATGAAACCCCTGGTGCTGCATGACATCGCCGAGGCGGTAGGCATGCACGAGTCGACCATTTCGCGGGTTACCACGCAGAAATACATGCACACGCCACGTGGCATCTACGAACTGAAATACTTTTTCTCCAGCCACGTCAGCACCTCCGAAGGCGGAGAATGCTCGTCCACGGCGATCCGTGCGATCATCAAGAAACTGGTTGCGGCGGAAAATCAGAAAAAGCCATTGAGTGACAGCAAGATCGCTGGTTTACTGGAGGCACAAGGCATCCAGGTAGCCCGTCGCACCGTCGCCAAGTATCGCGAGTCCCTCGGCATCGCACCGTCGAGTGAACGCAAGCGACTGATGTAGCCCCTGAGATGCGCCACAGCGTTTGTGGGGCAGGTGCAAGACCTGCCTCTTTATGCACGGGCAACAAAGGAGAAGCTGTATGCAAGTCAATATCAGTGGACAGCATGTAGAAGTCACCCAGCCACTGCGCGATTACGTGCTTGAAAAACTCGCTCGGGTGGAAAGTCACTTCGACAAGATTACCAACGTGCAGGTCATCATGAAGGTCGAGAAGCTGCAACAGAAGGTCGAGGCGACCCTGCAGATTCCCGGCGGCGAAGTGGTTGCCAACGCCGAACACGAAGACATGTATGCAGCGATCGACGCCTTGGCTGACAAGCTCGACCGCCAACTGAAAAAACACAAGGAAAAACAGCAAAGCCTGCTGCAAGGTGCAGCCGCCCGCTGATACCCCTCATCCATGATCCGACTTGAAACCATCCTGACCCCCGGCCGTTCCCTGGTGAACGTGCCGGGCGGCAGTAAGAAGCGCGCCCTGGAAAAGGTCGCTACCGTCATCGCCGAACAAGTGCCAGAACTGGAGATGCAGGACGTCTTCGAAAAACTGGTTGCCCGGGAAAAACTCGGCTCGACCGGTTTCGGTAATGGCATCGCCATACCGCACTGCCGGCTTCAAGGATGTTCCGCTCCGGTCAGCGCCCTGCTGCACCTGGAAGCTCCTATCGACTATGACGCCATCGACGGTGCTCCAGTGGACCTGCTGTTCGTCCTGCTGGTGCCTGAAGCCGCTACCGATGCTCATCTGGAGTTGCTGCGACAGATTGCCAGCATGCTTGATCGCAAGGAGGTACGTGATCGCCTGCGTGCGGCCACCAGCAGCGAGGCCCTGTTCCAGGTTGTCCTGGACGTACAGAACGAGCACTGAACATGCGCCTGATCATCGTCAGCGGCCGGTCCGGCTCCGGCAAGAGCACCGCCCTCGATGTCCTGGAAGACAACGGTTTCTACTGCATTGACAACCTGCCCGCCGGGCTGCTGCCGCAACTGGCGGAAAACGCGCTGATCAACACCGAGTTGCTGCAACCCAAGGTCGCCGTGTCGATCGACGCACGCAACCTGCCCAGCCACCTGTCCCGTTTTCCCGAGTTGCTCGAGGAAGCCCGCGCCCGGCATATCCAGTGTGACGTGCTGTACCTCGACGCAGACGAAGACACGCTGCTCAAGCGTTTTTCGGAAACCCGTCGACGCCACCCGCTGACCAACGCCAACCGCTCGCTGGCGGAGGCGATTCGCGTAGAGAGCGCCCTGCTGGGGCCGATTTCCGACCTGGCCGACCTCAAGATCGACACCACCAGCCTGAACCTGTACCAGCTGCGCGATTCGATCAAGCTGCGCCTGCTCAACCAGCCCGAGCCTGGCACTGCATTCCTGGTCGAGTCGTTCGGTTTCAAGCGCGGCATGCCAGTCGATGCCGACCTGGTGTTCGACGTGCGCTGCCTGCCCAATCCCTACTGGAAGCCCGAGTTGCGTGAGCATTCCGGCCTGGAGCAACCGGTGATCGACTATCTGGCCGCGCAGCCGGACGTCGAAGAAAT
Proteins encoded:
- a CDS encoding RNA polymerase factor sigma-54: MKPSLVLKMGQQLTMTPQLQQAIRLLQLSTLDLQQEIQEALESNPMLERQEDGDDFDNSDPMADNAENKPAAEVQDNSFQESTTSADNLEDGEWSERIPNELPVDTAWEDIYQTSASSLPSSDDDEWDFTTRTSAGESLQSHLLWQLNLAPMSDTDRLIAVTLIDSINGQGYLEDTLEEICAGFDPELDIELDEVEAVLHRIQQFEPAGVGARNLGECLLLQLRQLPANTPWMTEAKRLVTDFIDLLGSRDYSQLMRRMKIKEDELRQVIELVQSLNPRPGSQIESSEPEYVVPDVIVRKDNDRWLVELNQEAIPRLRVNPQYAGFVRRADTSADNTFMRNQLQEARWFIKSLQSRNETLMKVATQIVEHQRGFLDHGDEAMKPLVLHDIAEAVGMHESTISRVTTQKYMHTPRGIYELKYFFSSHVSTSEGGECSSTAIRAIIKKLVAAENQKKPLSDSKIAGLLEAQGIQVARRTVAKYRESLGIAPSSERKRLM
- the hpf gene encoding ribosome hibernation-promoting factor, HPF/YfiA family, producing MQVNISGQHVEVTQPLRDYVLEKLARVESHFDKITNVQVIMKVEKLQQKVEATLQIPGGEVVANAEHEDMYAAIDALADKLDRQLKKHKEKQQSLLQGAAAR
- the ptsN gene encoding PTS IIA-like nitrogen regulatory protein PtsN; its protein translation is MIRLETILTPGRSLVNVPGGSKKRALEKVATVIAEQVPELEMQDVFEKLVAREKLGSTGFGNGIAIPHCRLQGCSAPVSALLHLEAPIDYDAIDGAPVDLLFVLLVPEAATDAHLELLRQIASMLDRKEVRDRLRAATSSEALFQVVLDVQNEH
- the rapZ gene encoding RNase adapter RapZ, with translation MRLIIVSGRSGSGKSTALDVLEDNGFYCIDNLPAGLLPQLAENALINTELLQPKVAVSIDARNLPSHLSRFPELLEEARARHIQCDVLYLDADEDTLLKRFSETRRRHPLTNANRSLAEAIRVESALLGPISDLADLKIDTTSLNLYQLRDSIKLRLLNQPEPGTAFLVESFGFKRGMPVDADLVFDVRCLPNPYWKPELREHSGLEQPVIDYLAAQPDVEEMFNDISSYLLKWLPRFAASNRAYVTIAIGCTGGHHRSVYITERLGQLLQQSLKNVQVRHRDL